One genomic segment of Nonomuraea coxensis DSM 45129 includes these proteins:
- a CDS encoding DUF1772 domain-containing protein, protein MPVSSLLTASRMVALLLIGLYTGGVVFVVLAPSVARLPGPAYVRHWQALNVDYGRAMPPLLLAGIVALVVAAALSWRRGWFAFGLTAAALILVIITVALTLAGLEPLNRLADAWDPDLLPADWEESRRRWLNLHLVRTALALRRSPA, encoded by the coding sequence GTGCCGGTGTCGTCGCTGCTGACCGCGTCCAGGATGGTCGCGCTGCTGCTGATCGGCCTGTACACGGGCGGCGTCGTCTTCGTCGTGCTCGCCCCGTCCGTGGCTCGCCTGCCAGGGCCCGCGTACGTCCGGCACTGGCAGGCGCTCAACGTCGACTACGGCCGGGCCATGCCGCCGCTGCTGCTGGCCGGCATCGTGGCGCTGGTCGTCGCGGCCGCCCTGTCGTGGCGCCGCGGATGGTTCGCCTTCGGCCTCACCGCGGCCGCCCTGATCCTGGTGATCATCACCGTGGCCCTCACCCTGGCGGGCCTGGAGCCCCTCAACCGGCTGGCGGACGCCTGGGACCCCGACCTCCTGCCCGCCGACTGGGAGGAGAGCCGCCGGCGGTGGCTGAACCTGCACCTCGTACGGACCGCGCTCGCGTTGCGGCGTTCGCCTGCCTGA